ACTAGATGTTCTCACAATACAACACCTTAACCAAAATAAAAAAATCTCGGATAAAATACTAAAAAAATGTCCAACTAATCTAAAATTTTTTCACAGGTTTAAAGATCGTTGGTTTTTAATTTAAAGTGATTTTTGAGCGAGTAAAAAATAATGTTGTAATCAATCCCACAGTTAAAATTCCCATTGCCAAAAATCCAAATTCAGGAATAACATGAGTTCCCATAATTTTAATTTCTTTTGAATGTTGAGATATTGGAATGATTAGTTTTGTTCCAGTAGATGTAATTTCAGTTTCAAAATCAGTCATCAAGCCATCAACCCATACAGATGTAGGATTATCAATTAGTTTTGGAGGTAAAATCAAGGTGATTTGTTCATTTTCTGTTTCACCAGATATTTTAAATGTCAAAGTTTTATCGTGAGAATTAATCACAACAGCATTTTGAAGATTGGCATCTAAGACATATTTTACTGTAAATCCTAAACCATCGTCACTTAATCCAGAACCAATATTATGTATTGATTTGACACTCCCAGGATTCTTTACTACATGAACAACACCATTCATCCATGGGTGAATACTACAGAAATAGTAAAAATTTCCAATTTCAAAAAACTGTCTACTGTAAGAATCTCCTGCATTAATAAAGCCACTATCAAACTTTCCATCCACTTCACCAGATTGGGTAACAGATGTAATTGTGTGAAATGCAGTATCTGCATTTTCCCATAATACTGTATCATCAGGATATACAGTTATCTCCCCCGTTGTAATTCCGGTAGTTTTTTCAGACCAAAAATAGGGGGCATCAGGATCTGACGCTCCAGAAGGCATAATGATGGTATGAATGTTTTCTGCAAAAACAAACGAGATAGAACTAATAATCAAAATTGCTAAAAGCGGTAAAACAAAAAACCCTGAACCCATAAGAGGATAAAACAACATCTTCTATTTCAATCAATTATGATCGACAAAACATACAAAAACCAGATACTCGTTTCATAAATGTGCAGACGAAGTTCATTTTTGTCACAGGTGGTGTGATGTCTGGCCTTGGAAAAGGGGTTACAACATCATCAATTGCAAAACTACTCCAACTAGCTGATCAAAAAGTCTCATGCATAAAGATTGACCCATATCTAAACTATGATGCAGGAACAATGAATCCAGTTGCACATGGAGAAGTCTTTGTTACTGAAGACGGAGGCGAGTGTGATATGGATATTGGAAATTATGAGAGATTTCTAAACCAAAATATTCCCAAGTCACATAATATTACAACTGCACAAGTTTATTCATCCGTTATCGAAGCTGAAAGAAAAGGGGAGTATTTAGGAGCGTGTGTACAAATCATCCCACATGTTACTGATGAGATTAAAAATAGAATCAAAAAAATTGCAGAAGATGAAAAATTAGATTTTCTAATAGTAGAGTGTGGAGGAACGGTGGGAGATATTGAATCACTGCCTTTCTTAGAGGCACTAAGACAGATGAGAGTAGAAGAAGGCCCACAAGAAGTAATTTTTGTTCACGTAACACTTGCACCATCTTTAGATGTAGTGGGAGAGCAAAAGACTAAACCTACCCAGCACAGTGTTCAGGAACTTAGAAGAATTGGTATTCAGCCAGACTTTTTAGCAGTTAGATGCTCATTACCATTAGAAGAAAAAACAAAGAAGAAAATTGCAATGTTTACAAATGTCACTACAAAA
The window above is part of the Nitrosopumilus sp. genome. Proteins encoded here:
- a CDS encoding PEFG-CTERM sorting domain-containing protein, giving the protein MGSGFFVLPLLAILIISSISFVFAENIHTIIMPSGASDPDAPYFWSEKTTGITTGEITVYPDDTVLWENADTAFHTITSVTQSGEVDGKFDSGFINAGDSYSRQFFEIGNFYYFCSIHPWMNGVVHVVKNPGSVKSIHNIGSGLSDDGLGFTVKYVLDANLQNAVVINSHDKTLTFKISGETENEQITLILPPKLIDNPTSVWVDGLMTDFETEITSTGTKLIIPISQHSKEIKIMGTHVIPEFGFLAMGILTVGLITTLFFTRSKITLN